From Pseudomonas poae, the proteins below share one genomic window:
- a CDS encoding ABC transporter ATP-binding protein → MMTDTPAHPGLISLQGIGKRYQLAGQHLAILNDVCLSIAPGDSCGILGASGSGKSTLLNILGLLDLPNCGQYHFAGHDIFRASPDELAAIRNQQIGFVFQSFNLLPRLSALDNVALPLGYRGVSRHESLEQARRMLEQVGLADRAHHRPADLSGGQRQRVAIARALVGKPSVILADEPTGNLDSSTAQDIMDLLLALNREQQVTLIIVTHDPHIAERLDRKILVRNGLVQEVGRL, encoded by the coding sequence ATGATGACAGACACCCCCGCGCACCCAGGCTTGATCTCCCTGCAAGGCATTGGCAAACGCTATCAGCTGGCCGGGCAGCACCTGGCCATCCTCAATGACGTATGCCTGTCTATCGCCCCCGGTGACAGCTGCGGCATCCTCGGCGCCTCCGGCTCCGGCAAAAGCACCCTGCTCAATATCCTCGGTCTGCTGGATTTACCCAACTGCGGCCAGTACCACTTTGCCGGCCACGATATTTTCCGCGCCAGCCCCGATGAGCTGGCGGCGATCCGCAACCAGCAGATCGGTTTTGTGTTCCAGAGCTTCAACCTGCTGCCGCGCCTCAGCGCGCTGGACAACGTCGCCCTGCCCCTGGGCTACCGTGGCGTGTCGCGCCACGAGTCGCTGGAACAAGCGCGGCGCATGCTCGAACAGGTGGGCCTGGCCGACCGCGCCCACCACCGCCCTGCCGACCTCTCCGGCGGCCAGCGCCAACGCGTGGCGATTGCACGGGCGCTGGTGGGCAAACCCTCGGTGATCCTGGCCGACGAACCCACCGGCAACCTCGACAGCAGCACCGCCCAGGACATCATGGACCTGCTGCTGGCGCTGAACCGCGAACAACAGGTCACGCTGATCATCGTGACCCACGACCCGCACATCGCCGAGCGCCTGGACCGCAAAATCCTGGTGCGCAATGGCCTGGTGCAAGAGGTCGGGCGCCTATGA
- a CDS encoding TetR/AcrR family transcriptional regulator: protein MVAKKLSAPNVTKTRLLDATEALFIKYGYDAVLLRQITERAQVNLAAVNYHFGDKDSLMKTLLMQRLEPLNEQRLELLARCEAESDGPLDCDTLLGVLFAPAMGLERSDPASASGEGRSFIRFLGRVYSDTSPFIQEYLKVHYQPVFQRFFEAFALALPDLPRNELGVRLQFALKAISGVMAGTELRLLMNSMSLGRPATDAEVMAKLITLVSAAIRVPQQSPEAETALAKVLDTQRAIREHAAAPAAKASR from the coding sequence ATGGTCGCGAAGAAACTCAGCGCTCCAAATGTAACCAAGACTCGATTGCTGGATGCGACAGAGGCTCTCTTCATCAAGTACGGTTATGACGCGGTTCTGCTGCGCCAGATTACCGAGCGTGCCCAGGTGAACCTGGCCGCCGTGAATTACCACTTCGGGGACAAGGACTCCCTGATGAAAACCCTGCTGATGCAGCGCCTGGAGCCGCTCAACGAGCAGCGCCTGGAGCTGCTGGCGCGTTGTGAAGCCGAGTCCGACGGGCCGCTCGATTGCGACACCTTGCTCGGCGTGCTGTTTGCGCCGGCCATGGGCCTGGAGCGCAGCGACCCGGCGAGCGCCAGCGGGGAAGGGCGCTCATTCATTCGTTTCCTGGGCCGGGTCTACAGCGATACCTCGCCGTTTATCCAGGAATACCTCAAGGTGCATTACCAGCCGGTGTTCCAACGCTTCTTCGAAGCTTTCGCCCTGGCCCTGCCGGATTTGCCGCGCAACGAGCTGGGTGTGCGCCTGCAATTTGCCCTCAAGGCGATTTCCGGGGTGATGGCCGGCACTGAGCTGCGCCTGCTGATGAATTCCATGAGCCTGGGGCGCCCGGCCACCGACGCCGAAGTCATGGCCAAGCTGATCACCCTGGTATCGGCGGCCATTCGTGTGCCGCAACAAAGCCCGGAAGCCGAAACTGCGCTGGCCAAAGTGCTGGACACCCAACGCGCCATTCGTGAACACGCTGCGGCGCCAGCCGCCAAAGCCTCGCGCTAG
- a CDS encoding FUSC family protein has product MNLPMFARRLLRPLLDPYRRYRHAKLIHAVRVSIGLLATILLTTGINLPHGEWASVTMLIVIGGLQHHGNIGKKAVERAYGTLIGASVGLLLVVQQAYFGQPLLTYLLMSVVCGFFSYHAIGKGGYIALLSAITVFIVAGHGDNPISDGLWRTVDILIGIVLALAFSFALPLYAVYSWRYNLASALRDCAAIYSRIINGQSVTDDEHLKLLNRLNAAMLQLRSLMPSVSKEVRISMTELDAIQRHLRMCISTLEILGNTRPDPRDEQAMARMQVILKAEHRQIRVQLVGMARALKSGVTERLERPSHINGGEPTLEAPVYSALDGYRLLTVQLAANVDAMRQRLAKSAGRWKI; this is encoded by the coding sequence ATGAATCTGCCCATGTTTGCCCGGCGCCTGTTGCGCCCCCTGCTCGACCCGTACCGCCGCTATCGCCATGCCAAGCTGATCCACGCCGTACGCGTGTCCATCGGCCTGCTGGCGACGATCCTGCTCACCACCGGCATCAACCTGCCCCACGGTGAGTGGGCGTCGGTGACCATGCTGATCGTGATCGGCGGTTTGCAGCACCACGGCAATATCGGCAAAAAAGCCGTGGAGCGTGCCTATGGCACTTTGATCGGCGCCAGCGTCGGCTTGTTGCTGGTGGTGCAGCAAGCCTACTTCGGCCAGCCGCTGCTGACCTATCTGCTGATGTCGGTGGTGTGCGGGTTCTTTTCCTACCATGCCATCGGCAAGGGCGGTTATATCGCGCTGCTGTCGGCGATCACGGTGTTTATCGTCGCCGGCCACGGCGACAACCCTATCTCGGATGGCTTGTGGCGCACCGTCGATATCCTCATCGGCATTGTGCTGGCGCTGGCATTTTCCTTTGCCTTGCCGCTGTATGCCGTGTACTCGTGGCGCTACAACCTGGCCAGCGCCTTGCGTGATTGCGCCGCGATCTACAGCCGGATCATCAATGGCCAGTCGGTGACTGACGATGAGCACCTGAAACTGCTCAACCGCTTGAACGCGGCGATGCTGCAACTGCGCTCGTTGATGCCGTCGGTGTCCAAGGAAGTGCGGATTTCCATGACGGAGCTGGACGCTATCCAGCGCCACCTGCGGATGTGCATCAGCACCCTGGAGATTTTGGGCAATACCCGGCCCGACCCTCGGGATGAGCAAGCCATGGCGCGGATGCAGGTGATATTGAAGGCCGAACATCGGCAGATTCGGGTGCAACTGGTGGGGATGGCGCGGGCGTTGAAATCCGGGGTAACCGAACGCCTGGAGCGCCCCAGCCACATCAACGGCGGCGAACCTACGCTGGAGGCCCCGGTGTACAGCGCGCTGGATGGGTATCGGTTGTTGACCGTGCAACTGGCGGCAAACGTGGATGCGATGCGTCAACGCCTGGCCAAAAGCGCCGGGCGCTGGAAAATCTAG
- a CDS encoding NADP-dependent glyceraldehyde-3-phosphate dehydrogenase — MTTSNLLAQLFPATAADIPEQYRLGAPIEQRDYLVDGQLQVWNGPLAQVLSPVQLGDERVHIGSTPLLDANTALTALDAAVRAYDRGQGAWPTMRVADRIQHVEAFLRRMREQRDAVVKLLMWEIGKNLKDSQKEFDRTCDYITDTINALKELDRRSSRFELEQDTLGQIRRVPLGVALCMGPYNYPLNETFTTLIPALIMGNTVVFKPAKLGVLLIRPLLEAFRDSFPAGVINVIYGSGRETVSALMASGKIDIFAFIGTNKAASDLKKLHPKPHRLRAALGLDAKNPGIVLPEVDLDNAVSEALTGSLSFNGQRCTALKILFVHEDVVASFIEKFNTKLATLKPGMPWEDGVALTPLPEVGKVDYLNALVADAAEHGAQVVNPNGGTSRGSFFYPAVLYPVNPQMRVYYEEQFGPVVPIVPYRDLDSVIEYVLDSDFGQQLSLFGTNAVEVGRLVDVFANQVGRININAQCQRGPDTFPFNGRKNSAEGTLSVHDALRVFSIRTLVATKFQESNKALVSDILRNRDSSFLTTDYIF; from the coding sequence ATGACCACCAGTAACCTGCTCGCCCAGCTGTTTCCCGCCACCGCCGCCGATATTCCCGAGCAATATCGCCTCGGGGCGCCCATTGAACAGCGTGATTACCTGGTGGACGGCCAGTTGCAGGTGTGGAACGGCCCGCTGGCCCAAGTGCTCAGCCCGGTGCAACTGGGCGATGAACGCGTGCATATCGGCAGCACGCCGTTGCTGGACGCCAACACCGCCCTCACCGCCCTGGATGCCGCCGTGCGCGCCTATGACCGTGGCCAGGGTGCATGGCCGACAATGCGCGTGGCCGATCGTATCCAGCATGTGGAGGCGTTTTTGCGGCGTATGCGCGAACAGCGCGATGCGGTGGTCAAGCTGCTGATGTGGGAGATCGGCAAGAACCTCAAGGACTCGCAGAAAGAGTTCGACCGTACCTGCGACTACATCACCGACACGATCAATGCCCTCAAGGAACTCGACCGCCGCAGCAGCCGCTTCGAGCTGGAACAGGACACCCTCGGGCAAATCCGCCGCGTACCACTGGGCGTGGCGCTGTGCATGGGGCCTTACAATTACCCGCTGAACGAGACCTTCACCACGCTGATCCCGGCGTTGATCATGGGCAACACCGTGGTGTTCAAGCCGGCCAAGCTCGGCGTGCTGTTGATCCGCCCGTTGCTGGAAGCGTTTCGCGACAGCTTCCCGGCCGGGGTGATCAACGTGATCTACGGCAGCGGCCGCGAAACCGTCAGTGCGCTGATGGCCAGCGGCAAGATCGACATCTTTGCGTTTATCGGCACCAACAAGGCCGCCAGTGACCTGAAAAAGCTCCACCCCAAGCCGCACCGCTTGCGTGCCGCGCTGGGCCTGGACGCGAAAAACCCCGGCATCGTATTGCCCGAGGTCGACCTGGACAACGCGGTCAGCGAGGCGCTCACCGGCTCGCTGTCGTTCAACGGCCAGCGGTGCACCGCGTTGAAAATCCTGTTTGTGCATGAGGATGTGGTCGCGAGCTTTATCGAGAAATTCAACACCAAGCTGGCCACCTTGAAACCCGGCATGCCGTGGGAGGACGGGGTGGCGCTGACGCCCTTGCCGGAAGTCGGCAAAGTGGACTATCTCAACGCCCTGGTGGCCGACGCCGCCGAACACGGCGCCCAGGTGGTAAACCCCAATGGCGGCACCAGCCGTGGCTCGTTCTTCTACCCGGCGGTGCTGTACCCGGTGAACCCGCAGATGCGCGTGTACTACGAGGAACAGTTCGGCCCGGTGGTGCCGATCGTGCCTTACCGTGACCTGGACAGCGTGATCGAGTACGTGCTGGACTCCGATTTCGGCCAGCAGCTGAGCCTGTTCGGCACCAACGCCGTGGAAGTCGGGCGCCTGGTGGACGTGTTCGCCAACCAGGTCGGCCGTATCAATATCAACGCCCAATGCCAACGCGGGCCGGACACCTTCCCCTTCAACGGGCGCAAGAACTCGGCCGAGGGCACGTTGTCGGTACATGACGCGTTGCGCGTGTTTTCGATCCGCACCCTGGTGGCCACCAAGTTCCAGGAAAGCAACAAGGCGCTGGTCAGCGATATCCTGCGCAACCGCGACTCAAGCTTTTTGACCACTGACTACATTTTCTAA
- a CDS encoding Dyp-type peroxidase, with protein sequence MSQYQPGILAAPVPLQARHLFFAVDTLAAVPAALDALVQLTDSAAVVGFGEPLVNALGATIAGLRSFPAVSGPGAHNPSTQQALWVWLHGVDRGELLLRSRALEKALAPAFRLVQATEGFRYKTGFDLTDYEDGTENPHDDAAVEAALTDSGASFAAIQQWQHDLDGFAALPAQERDHIIGRRHGDNEELDDAPESAHTKRTAQESFTPEAFVVRRSMPWAENGQAGLMFLAFGHSFDAFEAQLRRMSGLEDGIVDGLYRISTPLTGGYYWCPPVTDGHLDLSALVG encoded by the coding sequence ATGAGTCAGTACCAGCCGGGCATTCTTGCCGCACCGGTGCCTTTGCAGGCACGCCATCTGTTTTTTGCCGTGGATACCCTGGCAGCCGTGCCCGCTGCGCTGGATGCGCTGGTGCAGTTGACCGATTCGGCGGCAGTGGTCGGGTTTGGCGAGCCGCTGGTCAATGCGCTCGGTGCAACGATTGCAGGCTTGCGCAGCTTCCCGGCCGTCAGCGGCCCGGGTGCGCACAACCCCTCCACCCAGCAGGCGCTCTGGGTGTGGTTGCACGGGGTGGATCGCGGTGAGCTGCTGCTGCGCAGCCGTGCACTGGAAAAGGCCCTGGCCCCGGCGTTTCGCCTGGTGCAGGCGACTGAGGGTTTCCGCTACAAGACCGGCTTCGACCTCACCGACTACGAAGACGGCACCGAAAACCCCCACGATGACGCCGCCGTTGAAGCCGCCCTGACCGACAGCGGCGCCAGCTTCGCCGCGATCCAGCAATGGCAGCACGACCTCGACGGCTTTGCCGCCTTGCCTGCCCAGGAACGCGACCACATCATCGGCCGCCGCCACGGCGACAATGAAGAATTGGACGACGCCCCCGAATCCGCCCACACCAAACGCACCGCCCAGGAAAGCTTCACCCCCGAAGCCTTCGTGGTGCGCCGCTCCATGCCGTGGGCCGAGAACGGCCAGGCGGGGTTGATGTTCCTTGCGTTCGGCCACTCCTTCGATGCGTTCGAAGCTCAACTACGCCGCATGAGCGGGTTGGAAGACGGGATCGTCGATGGGTTGTATCGCATCAGCACGCCCCTCACCGGCGGCTATTACTGGTGCCCGCCGGTCACCGATGGGCATTTGGACCTGAGTGCACTGGTCGGCTGA
- a CDS encoding DUF3087 family protein — MFELKPCDPATYRQQTRRSTLIVAVVFLALAMLLSSLAVMLFGEPGGDNLRFNVGGVFAGVLITLALVRGPFWSQPWLAPAVYGWQLKRSLMSVTNVMHTVTERVQANDPTAIKVLRFYHLGLTQMHELDANSSSQAQLLGEIELHKAKMQALGIDTEQTRFDPAWLEALKGA, encoded by the coding sequence ATGTTCGAGCTAAAACCCTGCGACCCCGCCACCTACCGCCAACAGACCCGCCGCAGCACGCTGATCGTGGCCGTGGTGTTCCTGGCCCTGGCGATGTTGCTGTCGAGCCTGGCGGTGATGCTGTTCGGCGAGCCTGGCGGCGACAATCTGCGCTTCAATGTCGGCGGGGTATTCGCCGGGGTGCTGATCACCCTTGCGCTGGTGCGCGGCCCATTCTGGAGCCAGCCGTGGCTCGCGCCCGCAGTGTATGGCTGGCAGCTCAAGCGCAGCCTGATGAGCGTGACCAACGTGATGCATACCGTCACCGAGCGGGTGCAGGCCAATGACCCGACGGCAATCAAGGTGCTGCGCTTTTACCACCTGGGGCTGACGCAGATGCATGAACTGGACGCCAACTCCAGCAGCCAGGCGCAGTTGCTCGGTGAAATAGAACTGCACAAGGCGAAGATGCAGGCGCTGGGGATCGACACCGAGCAAACCCGCTTCGATCCCGCCTGGCTGGAGGCGTTGAAAGGCGCGTGA
- a CDS encoding DUF6021 family protein: MNKHPDGPRSNEQAGNKDELGFDPDSPDVSDPQVDPIGAAIAPLDEKKDQAKKKPPYDPLGDLKP, encoded by the coding sequence ATGAACAAGCACCCAGATGGCCCGCGCTCCAACGAGCAGGCCGGCAACAAGGATGAGTTGGGTTTCGACCCGGACTCCCCGGATGTGTCCGACCCGCAGGTCGACCCCATCGGTGCAGCTATCGCGCCGTTGGACGAGAAGAAAGACCAGGCGAAAAAAAAGCCGCCCTACGATCCGTTGGGCGACTTGAAGCCGTAA
- a CDS encoding arylamine N-acetyltransferase yields the protein MPRLTHCQLYLQRLGYTTPPPPTLQTLQALQLRHVCSFAFESLSTLLHLPVPIDLPSVEQKVLLDGRGGYCYELNQLFLALLQELGFDARGITGRVVMGGPADAHTARTHRLSLVTLDGVRYISDVGFGGMVPSSPLQLDTEAVQATAHEPYRLSVDGQGSYTLWAEVGAEWRGLYVFDLQVQADIDYEIGNWYVSTHPQSPFVGQLKVARLAAGKRHTLNNAHYAVHYLDKPSDKRVIESADELMNLLIDTFGICLPEDERLHATLDGLVTAPRQEY from the coding sequence ATGCCCCGCCTGACCCACTGCCAGCTGTACCTGCAGCGCCTGGGCTACACCACGCCGCCACCGCCGACCCTGCAAACCTTGCAGGCTCTGCAACTGCGCCACGTCTGCAGCTTCGCCTTTGAAAGCCTGTCGACCTTGCTGCACCTGCCGGTGCCCATCGATCTGCCCAGCGTCGAGCAAAAAGTGCTGCTCGATGGGCGCGGCGGCTATTGCTATGAGTTGAACCAGCTGTTCCTGGCGCTGTTGCAGGAACTCGGTTTCGACGCACGCGGCATTACCGGCCGGGTGGTAATGGGCGGGCCGGCGGATGCCCACACGGCGCGCACCCATCGCTTGAGTCTGGTGACATTGGACGGCGTGCGCTACATCAGCGATGTGGGCTTTGGCGGGATGGTGCCCAGCAGCCCGTTGCAACTGGACACCGAAGCTGTGCAGGCCACCGCGCATGAACCGTATCGGTTGAGCGTCGACGGGCAGGGCAGCTACACCCTGTGGGCCGAGGTCGGTGCCGAGTGGCGTGGGTTGTACGTATTCGATTTGCAGGTACAGGCGGACATCGACTACGAAATCGGCAACTGGTACGTCTCGACGCACCCGCAATCGCCGTTCGTGGGCCAGTTGAAAGTCGCAAGGCTGGCAGCGGGTAAACGCCACACCTTGAACAACGCCCACTATGCGGTTCACTACTTGGACAAGCCCAGTGATAAACGCGTGATCGAGAGCGCCGATGAGCTGATGAATCTGCTCATCGACACCTTCGGCATTTGCCTTCCGGAAGATGAGCGACTGCATGCAACACTTGATGGCCTTGTAACGGCACCTCGTCAAGAGTATTGA
- a CDS encoding outer membrane beta-barrel protein, whose amino-acid sequence MSKLFGKFLKHTSVLALVAAPAVVFAATSTDPISTFGIQGSYNDFKLEGGSESDKEHMPEAGLFYNFGNKLTAESGFIYQAGVEAKFGKKSDNKLKEGQADLDLGWRAALDARNFVDVIVGGGYSWTRYEPDTNDYDVKLTNKSPFAKAALGYNHQFDDMTLRVEAGARRTIDGRAKLKVDDVGSDTVDLKDRTNPYAEVSLLMNQKGDLPVMAGLYYTRTEYKLDEDSEVADNTRLKRDEYGVKVGIAF is encoded by the coding sequence ATGTCCAAGCTATTCGGAAAATTCCTCAAGCACACCTCGGTACTGGCGCTGGTCGCCGCGCCTGCCGTGGTGTTTGCTGCAACGTCCACCGACCCGATTTCCACGTTCGGGATCCAGGGCAGCTATAACGACTTCAAACTCGAAGGCGGTAGCGAGAGCGACAAGGAGCACATGCCCGAAGCAGGCCTGTTCTACAACTTCGGCAACAAGCTGACGGCTGAATCCGGCTTTATCTATCAGGCTGGCGTCGAAGCCAAATTCGGCAAGAAAAGCGATAACAAACTCAAGGAAGGCCAGGCTGACCTCGACCTCGGCTGGCGTGCCGCGCTGGATGCGCGCAACTTTGTCGATGTGATTGTCGGCGGTGGCTACAGCTGGACCCGCTACGAGCCGGACACCAATGATTACGACGTCAAGCTCACCAATAAATCGCCTTTTGCCAAGGCGGCCCTGGGCTACAACCACCAGTTCGACGACATGACCCTGCGCGTCGAGGCCGGTGCCCGTCGCACCATCGATGGCCGCGCCAAGCTCAAGGTGGACGATGTGGGCAGCGACACCGTGGACCTCAAGGACCGTACCAACCCGTACGCCGAAGTCAGCCTGCTGATGAATCAGAAGGGCGACCTGCCGGTGATGGCGGGCCTGTATTACACCCGTACCGAGTACAAGCTCGACGAAGACTCGGAGGTGGCCGACAACACCCGACTCAAGCGTGATGAGTACGGCGTCAAGGTCGGTATCGCGTTCTAA
- a CDS encoding transcriptional regulator, translating to MKREIFSELVEGFDALADERQGKVTLRTHKVHLNSLAPLTAEEVIAVRQQLNLSRAVFAMYLRTNVRTLENWEQGRAKPNAQAVTLIRLVARFPETVTQLAALS from the coding sequence ATGAAACGTGAAATCTTTTCCGAACTGGTCGAAGGCTTCGACGCGCTGGCCGACGAGCGCCAGGGCAAAGTCACCCTGCGGACCCACAAGGTCCACCTTAACAGCCTGGCTCCGCTGACCGCCGAAGAAGTGATCGCCGTGCGTCAGCAGCTCAACCTGTCGCGGGCAGTGTTTGCCATGTACCTGCGCACCAATGTCCGCACCCTGGAAAACTGGGAGCAAGGCCGGGCCAAGCCCAACGCCCAGGCCGTGACCTTGATCCGCCTGGTAGCGCGTTTTCCGGAAACCGTCACGCAACTGGCGGCCCTGAGCTGA
- a CDS encoding toxin, with protein sequence MTQGAWATTLYAGYVQNTDALFIELPAFERHRKDYLSDELFHGFQQELMKNPEAGDVIEGTGGLRKVRFVDERRNKGKRGGLRVIYYWWSGGTQFWLFTLYGKHEQDDLAPHHKKALKHMLDREIKARAHHET encoded by the coding sequence TTGACCCAAGGCGCGTGGGCCACCACACTATACGCAGGCTACGTACAGAACACGGATGCTCTATTTATCGAATTGCCAGCCTTCGAGCGGCATCGCAAGGACTATCTGAGTGACGAGCTTTTCCACGGTTTTCAACAGGAGTTGATGAAAAACCCGGAAGCAGGAGACGTGATCGAGGGAACCGGCGGCCTACGCAAGGTTCGCTTTGTTGATGAGCGACGCAACAAAGGCAAACGCGGTGGCCTGCGGGTCATTTACTACTGGTGGTCAGGTGGCACGCAGTTCTGGTTGTTCACCCTGTACGGCAAACACGAACAGGACGACCTGGCACCCCACCACAAAAAAGCCCTAAAACACATGCTGGACAGGGAAATCAAAGCGAGAGCACATCATGAAACGTGA
- the nuoN gene encoding NADH-quinone oxidoreductase subunit NuoN, which translates to MEFTIQHFIALAPLLITSLTIVVVMLAIAWRRNHSQTFLLSCAGLNLALLSIIPALKVAPLAVTPLMMVDDFALLYIALILVATLACVTLAHAYLGEGGTGYPGNREELYLLILLAAAGGIVLVSAQHLAGLFIGLELLSIPTYGLVAYAFFNKRSLEAGIKYMVLSAAGSAFLLFGMALLYAEAGSLSFTGIGHALATTNSPAPIAQLGLAMMLIGLAFKLSLVPFHLWTPDVYEGAPAPVAAFLATASKVAVFAVMVRLFQISPAANTGVLSNVLTIIAIASILFGNLLALTQNNLKRLLGYSSIAHFGYLLIALVASKGLAVEAMGVYLVTYVITSLGAFGVITLMSSPFKGRDADALYEYRGLFWRRPYLTAVLTVMMLSLAGIPLTAGFIGKFYIVATGVEAHEWWLVASLVLGSAIGVFYYLRVMVTLYLIEPNLRRVDAELHWEQKAGGVMLLAIALLAFFLGVYPQPLLTLVQHAVLGV; encoded by the coding sequence ATGGAATTCACGATCCAACACTTTATCGCGCTTGCGCCGCTGCTGATCACCAGCCTCACCATTGTGGTGGTGATGCTGGCAATCGCCTGGCGCCGCAATCACTCGCAAACGTTCCTGCTGTCCTGTGCCGGTTTGAACCTGGCCCTGCTGTCGATTATCCCGGCACTCAAGGTCGCGCCACTGGCCGTGACCCCGCTGATGATGGTCGATGACTTCGCGCTGCTGTATATCGCGTTGATCCTGGTCGCGACCCTAGCCTGTGTGACACTTGCCCACGCCTACCTCGGCGAAGGCGGCACCGGCTACCCGGGCAACCGTGAAGAGCTGTACCTGCTGATCCTGCTGGCTGCGGCCGGCGGTATCGTGCTGGTCAGCGCGCAGCACCTGGCCGGTTTGTTCATCGGCCTGGAACTGCTGTCGATCCCGACCTACGGCCTGGTGGCTTACGCCTTCTTCAACAAGCGCTCGCTGGAAGCCGGCATCAAGTACATGGTGCTGTCGGCCGCCGGTTCCGCGTTCCTGTTGTTCGGTATGGCCCTGCTCTACGCAGAAGCCGGCAGCCTGAGCTTCACCGGTATCGGCCACGCCCTGGCAACCACTAACAGCCCTGCGCCAATCGCCCAACTGGGCCTGGCGATGATGCTGATCGGCCTGGCGTTCAAGCTCTCCCTGGTGCCATTCCACCTGTGGACCCCGGACGTGTACGAAGGCGCCCCGGCGCCGGTGGCCGCGTTCCTGGCCACGGCGTCGAAGGTTGCCGTGTTTGCGGTGATGGTGCGTCTGTTCCAGATCTCCCCCGCCGCCAACACCGGCGTGCTGAGCAACGTGCTGACCATTATCGCGATTGCGTCGATCCTGTTCGGTAACCTGCTGGCCCTGACCCAGAACAACCTCAAGCGTCTGCTGGGTTACTCCTCCATCGCGCACTTCGGCTACCTGCTGATCGCCCTGGTGGCGAGCAAGGGTCTGGCCGTGGAAGCCATGGGCGTATACCTGGTCACCTACGTGATCACCAGCCTGGGTGCATTCGGCGTGATCACGCTGATGTCCTCGCCGTTCAAAGGGCGTGATGCCGACGCGCTGTACGAGTATCGCGGCCTGTTCTGGCGCCGTCCGTACCTGACCGCGGTACTCACCGTGATGATGCTGTCCCTGGCTGGTATCCCGCTGACTGCGGGCTTTATCGGCAAGTTCTACATCGTCGCTACCGGTGTTGAAGCCCACGAATGGTGGCTGGTTGCCTCGCTGGTACTGGGCAGCGCCATCGGCGTGTTCTACTACCTGCGCGTGATGGTCACCCTGTACCTGATCGAGCCGAACCTGCGCCGTGTGGATGCTGAACTGCACTGGGAACAAAAAGCCGGCGGCGTGATGCTGCTGGCCATCGCCCTGCTTGCGTTTTTCCTGGGCGTGTACCCACAACCGTTGCTCACCCTGGTGCAGCACGCGGTGCTGGGCGTTTGA